From the genome of Triticum aestivum cultivar Chinese Spring chromosome 3B, IWGSC CS RefSeq v2.1, whole genome shotgun sequence, one region includes:
- the LOC123067034 gene encoding metallothionein-like protein 2C: MSCCGGNCGCGSACKCGNGCGGCNMYPEAEAAGATLLVSATATHKASSGGMEMAAENGGCGCTQCKCGTSCGCSCCSC; this comes from the exons ATGTCTTGCTGCGGAGGAAACTGCGGCTGCGGCAGCGCCTGCAAGTGCGGCAACGGCTGCGGCGGCTGCAACATGTAcccggaggccgaggccgccggcgccaccctcctcgtctccgccaccgccacccacAAGGC GAGCTCCGGCGGCATGGAGATGGCGGCGGAGAATGGCGGCTGCGGCTGCACCCAGTGCAAGTGCGGCACCAGCTGCGGCTGCTCCTGCTGCAGTTGCTAG